In the genome of Raphanus sativus cultivar WK10039 chromosome 9, ASM80110v3, whole genome shotgun sequence, the window taAGCATCTACGAAAGtatgtttataaattgttaAATAACTGGTTGTGTAGTTTGTATTTGTTTACCTGACTCGATTATATGTCGTTGAGTTTTAGTTAAGGTGTTTGGTTTGGTATATTTGGTTTGAagtttatttgtaaaattagaCAAAAGAGGATCATTAATGATTCGTTTTTTTGGACTCTAGTTTTTGGATTctagtttttgttgttttgattaTTTGGGTTGTTGTGGTTTCTTTTAAGCTGTAAATTAAAGGTTCGTGTGAAATTAGTTTGATAAATAAGGGAAATAAATAGACGACCACAGATCTTGGGTAGGAAATATTTTTGATCATTGACGTTAGTACAATATAAACAGTAATTGTGTGTTGATTTTTTCTGACTGGTCATAGAGGATACAGATAATGACTCGAGTTGTTTCGTATGTGAGGTCTGAGTCCTGGATAGAACAGATTTGCCCAACCACATGTGAgtttaaatatcatttataatatcaaaatataatataaacccATAATACATTTATAGGCCCGCCTTCAGAGAAAGCCCAAGAAGTAATGGCTTCCAaccttcataaatatatattagtttcggTCATCAATGTATAAATTGTCCATTAGTTTAGTGGTATAAATGATAGAAGTTATATCTTAGTAACCTGGGTTTAAACCattgatttaacattttttaacatttttttaaagtgTACTCCACAAAAACGCTGACGTGTCACTTCAGGAATGATTCAAGTGCCTCattatagtatagattttaGCTTTGATTTGGTAACTGGTTTGTAGCAGATAAAACCCTCATCATCATAGTTTATCTCTTTTAACATGTTCTTTGATTTCGATATCAACAAGATGATCAGATTATCTCCCTCTTCTTATCGAATAGTCTTTTAGAATTGTCTTGTTATGTTAGACAAAGGAAAATTGGAAAACGTCTCAGGCTCTCAGCATATTGTTTACTATCTGCTACATACAGTCTCAGGATAAGCTCGATGAATTTTAGTGGATACAAAAAGTTCTTAGTGGACGGATAATAATTGGGTTTTACACGGcccatattaaaatatttttctttataataaagcGGGGGCCTAGAGAGCAACGGTCCAATTTCACAGCCGAATGTGTGGAGGGAAAAGGTAGATGACCGTTACAGTGTCCGAGTCCAACTCGTAAGAGAGTCACCTTTGACTCCAAGGTAAGTACATTCGAACATGTTAGAGGACTCTCCGGTTGATGAGTTACCATCATTCAGCACCAAGCAGAAATCAAGAGATGATTtgactgaagaaaaaaaacaaaattgttgtGTGTTTTTGTGTATGTGGATtgatttgatattcattttatttgtttgtatcATAACTTTACGAGATATTCTCAACACGTAAACCAAGTGAAAATTATGGTAAACAACAAACGTAAGAAACAAGTTTTGATATTTGTTGTTCTtagttttgtttcctttttttttctgacaaagGACTTTCATTGTTGTTCTTAGTTTCCCTTTTTACCTTATCGTCAAAGCTGGTCATGGTTTTTGTTCCATGGCGAGTCACACGGTAATTGAAGagaccaaagaaaaaaatttagcGGTATATAAGGGGAAAATGTTAAGAATTTACTGAGGAATTAAGGTTGTACCATTTTACCCGAAAAAAACTAAGGTTATACCAAATTGTGAGGTGAGGTTTTTTGTCGTAAGACAGCttcaagagagaaaaaaattggTCACTAAGTTtagtctctctttttttatgCAACGGTGACTAAGTTTAGTCagggttttattatatatgccAGTCAGggtttattatatattcttatttgcCTGAGAATTTTGTTTGTTGTTCTTTTTAGTTCTTTAGAATGTGATTGGATACTTAAGCAGTCTGTCCACCTGACTTCCTTACCAATCAACCCCTAAGTCTTGCTGCATATTTCGTGACTGAACTTTACCAATTCCATCAATGTTCTTGAAGACTTAAACACAATTAAATATAGAGAAACGAGATTTTAATAAAAGCCcaaaattaatttcataaaGGCCCAAAATAGTCATACAAAGAAACAGCTGAATTCAAAACAAGCAAAGATGATCATGGTTCATATATCACTCATAAGCATTTGAATTGGTTATATAAACCAGAAATGGAAAAGGGATAGTAAAGACTCAATAATCAGATTGGAACTCTGATCTTATTCATTGGTTAGAATATTATTCGTAAAATGATTTGATCAAGCGACATAGTAGATGGAGTTAGGGAGCTTGAAGGTTCTCTTGGGAACTGGACAACCTGCGAAGCTGTTCCATTGTGCACCCATCACTCCCCAAACTCTGTATCCAAGACTTGTAAGCCATGTCCTCACATCTGCTTTGTATTGGGTCacgctcttcttctcttcctcttctcctctGCAATTATTCGGGTTCACAATATTACATTTAAGAAGGATCCAATTATATTAttgatcatatatttatatgttgaTCAGGATATAATTTTAACCTAGctataaatagtaatatataccTGAGAAGGAGGTTAGACCAGCTGTGGTAACCGGCTTCAATAAGGTTCTCGACGGTGGCGGATCTGAGGTACTCCTTGCGAGAAGAAACCAAAAAGATCTTGAAACCCCTCTCCCGGATCTCATGGAATAGCTTCACCATGTTTGGAACAGCTGGTGCCTTTCCCCAACTCTGCCATTCCTCGAATTTGGTCGTGTTTAGTTGCTCACCACTGATTCAAATCgatgtaaattttttaataccGGTTACTGtaaaccgaaaccaaaccaGAAAGGAAAAATGGTAGAGGTGCACACATAATCCAAACGAAACCGAAACTGAACCAGGATTCAGGCCAATTTTGCTCTAGAATCCAACCATTTTCATTAAACCGAACCGAGATCAATTGTTGTGTAACCGAATTGATCTAAACCcaataattgattaaaaacatagttatACTTATACCGAATTTATATGGTTAATTCAATTTTCTTACCCGAAACAGCCGTTGCTCTTGTGGTACGGGATGGTGGAAAGCAGAGTGTCGTCAATGTCAAAGATCCAAGCATCCATGTCATCACATTTCTTCTTTCCGCAACATGTTTTCCCGAGGTAGAGGATGGCTTCCTCAACAGCTCTCTCCACGTCATCATCGTACTGAGATGACGTCATGTACTGTTGGACGAACCACACGCACTCCTGTGGCACCACCGTGAAGTCTCTGATGTTGTGAAGCTCCACGTTGACTCTCCAGCTCTCGCAGTATCCGTTTAGGTTTGGTCCTTTCAATGAGGCGACGCCGTTCTGGTTGGTGGTTGCGGTTGGCTTGAGTCCCTTAAACTGGTTTAGGATGTTCCAGTCACGAGCTGAGACCATTCCTATGAAGAGGAATGCGAGGGTTAGCGAGAGCACCAAAGATCTAGCCATGTTGCTGATGATACCAATTGAAGAGGGTTATACTTTTTGGTGATCTGTTTGTAATACAATGGTAATGTGAATACATAGAATATATAGAGTTCGTGGAAGTATACAAGTCAACATAACAACAATAATAATGAATTGATATCTttgctaacaaaaaaaattgtatattttaaagctcaattagatatttgattttttcgcttgattttttttttatgtactGTTACCGtgatatttttgaatcaaacttctcgttcatttttttttatgtactGTTACTGCATTAGCTATGTTAGTTTTACCTATTAAGTCATTTTTCACGTTATCAATAtagaaatcaaaacaaataaaagagtTATACACAACACAATCTTTATACATTTGTCCTTATGTTGctgaacatttataaataaaacgTATAATGTTCATTTGattataaagtatttttttcgATGAATGTAAACAACAGCACATTTCACATAAATAATAACTCAACAgtaacacaatatataataGAGTCGGAGGAAAGTGGGCACCATGTCTTGATGTGAAATAGGCAACTTGAAGAAGTAAGGTGAGACACATCCACTCCAGCTCATGCTATTTAATATAATCAACCGTCTCGGTCCACTGCATAAATGTGTGCTTAGTTAGCTAATAGACATTTAGGATATGATcattttcgaattaataaaatatacaattccACAAgcaataatattttgtttatactaACCAAAATTGACGTAGGCCATAATATCTTACTTGTTCCCACTTTTCATCGTAATCTcgttaaaataatttgatataagCTGGAACCAATTTAGcttcaaaacataattaataatcattattaaaaagaacTGTATAAGTATCTTTTAGATATATTAATGGGGTCCAAAACAAGTTCACATGACAGACTTATATTTTTGTACTAGAAGATTTGTTAAAGATTTCATCCCTGGTGTCTAATTTGGAAAATTTATGTGGTTAGAGTTTAACAGATCAATGATAATTATAGTGAGCTTTTATGAAAGGGCATGCTTCATACACtacactttttaaaaagaaatgtaatacattgtataattatacaatttatattGTTGTAATACAAAAGTAAATCATGTTGAACATATGTGTTTCAGtctcttaaaatatttttaagaaatcttgTGTAAAAGATTTTATACAAGATTTGAAAAACAcctaatacaaaaaaaattgcctAATTTAGCTTTTTGTGGTttgtctttccttttttttgttagtcACATTGATTCTCTGTTGACCATGTTTTGGGTTTATAGATCGGTCTGTGGTTAATGACATCTCCAATAatgcataaaaatatataaaaattaataatgatataaataagtaataaaatttaacataaaaatatataactaatacAAAGATAGATACAAACTTAACACATCATATAAcatattttgattgattatgcatggaaaaatatattaatactatttttagaaTAGAATTATACTATCATATTGCATGTgattatgtaattttattaatatgataaataatgtgtgtttaaagtattattttaaaatctaaaatttttgaatgaataaacataattttaaattcttAAATAAAACTGTTACTTGCAAtaaataagaaatttaaaatgtatatattaaaaattgagaGAGAAAAATTAAGAGAACGATttgagttattttattttaaggaaAAATTGAGGGAAAGTATTAGAGATGGTCTAGTAATAGTCTCATCCTCCAACACGCAGTCCTGTCGGATAGTCGTGATAAAATTGGTAACAAATTTTCATTTTGCACTATTTGGTTTCTGTTCCATTTTCTTATAGAtatttttccttgcaaggtgtaatatactaatatatagcATGTGTGATTGAGTATGTTCGTTCGGATAATCTGAtcatattattcatttttaGCATTTTTCCCTCACTAATCTATAAGTATCTTAGTTTTTGGAACGTATTGAGTCGaataaaagatttgaacaaTCATTAAACAAATAGTGTAGATACATATCTTGCACGTATTTAAGCTAATCACTGAATACCTGCAGACTTCCTTGACAGCACTCCTCCACacgttcttttttttctttgcttaatATGGTTATCTGTTTTGTTTGTACAAAATCAAATTCTTAACAACTCATTCTTGCTCAGTCTAGATTTACACACTATATATCGGCAATAGAGATGCTTCTCATGATCTATTCCTGTGTTTTCAACCTTTATGttcaataatttaataattgatAGCCGTCAATTACTTTGgacatatctccttataataATCTGTTTGACCAGTTTagaataaatacaaaatttcgATAATAATTGATGTGCATCTTCAGTCATTGGTGACTATATATGCTGCTCTCTCCTTGTGGCGAACTAATTGGCTTTCAGGTTTATGTAGGGATGATTAGAATTACGAAATTACTTTTTcttaaatttcataatttacctgaaatattttaatctataaTGGCATCGATAATTATTGAACATCAAGACATCGTAGCTAATCCCATATGTCATGGCCCATGTGAACTATTCCGTAAAGAATGTCATTAactttatacaaatatttaattaatcaatCTTAGAAGTTTAGttgaaaaatcaaaagagaaacAAATTCAGGGTTTAGagtaattttgtttttacatttatGTTTAAGACTAAATGATGAGAATTTAAGCTTTAGTATTTAGAAACAAGattagggtttgaatttagagtaatttttaatgttatttttaagctcaaataaatattattttcatattttttgtcTTATGTGATAAAAAGTAGATTATTATTGACAAATAGGATATTGTCGATATCAACCGAAATGTTGCACCGAcagggttcggttcggttcacgGGTTGCTATTAAACATCGTGTACTTCTCAAAGCATGAAAACGTCACAAAGTTCTTCCATCTAAAACCAAAAGGTTCAGAAATACAGAATCGTCTCTTCTTCCCTCTCTAGGGCACTCACGGACGCGCGGGAAAAGAACACAaccccaaaaaaaacaaaaaacaaaaaaatctcagCGATTCACAGATCACATGCCTCAGGCAGATCAGTCTACTCGCTTGTGCTTTTGCGAATTAGGGTTCGAATCGAATCGGAAGTGATAAGAAATGGTCCCAGAAATTTCCAAGGAAGAGTTCGTGAAGCTACTGAAAGGGTTTGTGGATATGCTCATCCTCGCATCTGGGTTTCAATCTTCTGGCGCTCCCGCTCACTGGGACGCCGATAATTGCCGGAAAGCTCTTCAATGGGGTCTCTTCTTCCAAAACGTTGCTTTCACTCTTTGctctcactctcactctcactctcaAAGTCATTaccttttttctttgttttgtttatcgGAGAATCCTTTTGTAGATGTTAAGAAGCGTAAACATCTCAGACCCATCTGGAGAATCTGTGAGAGAGGTTGAGGAAGCTATATCAGAGATAAAATCTAACCCCTTGTTTCCAAAGGTTGTTGCTTTACTTTGTTTTGGCTTATCTtatcactaatttttttttatcgttTTTTGGAAACGAGAGGCTTAGGGTTTCTGATTTGCAGGGTCTGGAGAATCTGTCGTCAGATACTCTATCAAAGGGAAGAGAGTTTGTGTTAGAGCATTTGATGAATAACTCAGCTTTGAAGGATAAACAGCTCCAAGCTGTTTTGGTTGCAGCTATGGAGTCAGGTGAGCGTATTGCAGACGTAATTGATGGGAAGCTCTGCGAGAGGCAAGCTGTTGTGTCATGTGTATCAGCGCTTGAGACAGGTTTGAAGATCCTTTCTAGAAACCTAGTAGAGGTGGAAGAGTTGATACAGAGAGAAGACAAGGATGCAACTTTTGTAAGGTATGTTACGGTTTTGATTATATACTCTGATAATGTTTGTGTAGCTGTTGATGATTTTGATGCCATTTTTTTTCGCTTAGTGGGGGACAACAGCCTGTTGAGCTTGTAACATGGAACAAATGGCAATCGAAAAGTCTGTCTTATTTTCTCAGTAAGAGAACTTTAAGATTGGTGTCGGGAGCCAGCTTGATATTTTCTGCACCGAGAGCTCAGTGGGCAGAAGTGTTGAGAAGGCTGCACGTTTCAGCTGAGAACAAAGAAGATATATTCGTCGAAAAGATTGTGAGTTGAACTAAGTATATAATCCATTTGgtctctctttttgtttttgtgagaAAAAATTGTCATTTTTTACTTGAAAATTTGTGTTTGTAATTGCCGAAGAGCAGGAGCTGTTGTTACTAGGATGCGTAACAAGCAGATGGACTCATTTAATCGAAGGTATCATGTCAGTTTCTTACAAATCTGTGACTTTGTCAGAACAGTACGTGGAGTTATGTAAGCTGCTTCTTCAAAGACCTAAAGGTGTAAATCAGAATGAGATCGTTTTGAATTCAAAGGTAACTTTTTCTGAACTACAACATTGATTAACCTATGCTATATGTAAACTAGGTTTCTAACTTCTTGGTTACATATTGAATAGGTTGAAGAGATTCTTGAGTATTTAACTGAAATATTAAAGAAACGTTCTCATCGTCTCTGGAAATTGCCTTCTGCCCTTACCGCAGCTGCAATTCCATCATGGTAAAATGTGTCTGTTGTGTGCCTGTGTGTTATGGTCTTGTTCAAAGTAATATTATTGTTAAAGATCGTGAATGATGGTGTGTCACAGGTCACCATTGTTTGGTTTGTACTTTGGCGAAATAGAGAAACAGTTGAAACTAGACCTCTCAGCAACAAGGTGAAGTTTCTCTCCAAACATCAGTTTCGCTTAAGTTCTTGAATCTCTAAATAGAAGCtagaaaataaaatctatacACATATCTCCTTGTCTTCTGCAGATGTTGTAGCTGCGATAAAGATCTAAACGAGCACAAGGACTGTAAGTTAAAGACAACTACGTAGTAACTTAACCTTTCATTTACCTGTCCAGATCATTTTATCAACAACTATGCCTTAAACTTTCCCTGCGGAGATATTGTATGCAGTGACCTTGATGGTATTGTGTTTTGTTATGTTCCAGGTGAGCTCGCTGAAAGAGTTTGGTGCTTGTACCTATTCCATATTGTCTGCAGATGCCACCAAACAATTTAATGGGTCTTTTAGATCATATACAAGAAGATCATCAAGATCATACtgatgcagattttttttttgtcatttctAGAATTTGCATTTGCTTgtaaatgaacaaaaaaaaagaaaattcaaggTGTATGCTTTCAGTTTCAGTCACCATCTCTTTAGTAAATGGGTTGATGGATAAGTAAGAGGAGTGAATTGTTTTTCTGCTTTAAGATATTTCCTCCTTTGCTTGGTTGTTTTGAAATTGAATTCTCTTTTGTTGTTTGTTAAACATCGTTGTCTTCTGGTCACGTTTCTTTACTCTTACGTCACGTTAAGAAGAAAGCAATTACCGCGTGgggtctgttttttttttttttttgaattttaggcATAATCTTTCGTCTTTTTCGGTAAtattctttatttcttttgtatcAAATTTGGAACAGTATCTATCCTACAATATCGTCATCCTTTATGCTTTTGACGGTGTATACTATACTAATCCGGTTGaagtttcaaagaaaaaaaaaacagacaaatCTCACTTTATTCGAATCTTTCCAGCAGCTTCAGACATAACTGAAAACGAGTTCGCGTCAGATTATTAAGCTTTTGGTAAAAAAGGTTTTTCAAAAGTGGAAAATATCACTTCGTTGAGACATTTTGCGTCACCGTTGTCCGTTGGTACACTAAAGGTGGGTCATTTTATTCTCCACCCAAAAGTTTGACGGGTTATTATGATGACACACATATTAGGCTTTGTGATGTGGAGCTGACACTAAGTCACTAACCAAATAATCAAACACATCACAATTAACATATACACTAAAGACAGATTTATAGCATTggtttgtattaaaatagtacCACGAAAGACGGAGATTTATAGCATTGGTTTGTATTATGTAGTCGTCATATTCAGATTCAAATTAGTAATGTTAGTGTATGAGCAAATTTATGTGTAAAGAAAAAGGGTAGACTACAAAGAAAGTACTTTTTTTGGTATCTGATAATATATTCATGACATGTTCTATTCTATCTTAATAAATCTTGTCACTTGTCTGGtcgtttaaatttttttttttcctttgttaaAAGGGTCGACGATGAGATGATTTCGTTTATCCACGAAAACATAAAACTAAGGTGCAAAAATATGTCACAGGGGTTGTCTATTAAAGTGGCAATGGACCAGATAGATTGAactatttctataatattaagATTTTCATGTTAGTGGTGGTAGTCGACAAAAAAATGGATACATGGTGGTGAATGATACACTTAAGAGTTTGGACTATTCATTGACATACACGTTTTGTACACGAATTTTACATCCACACGTTGCAGACCCCACAACATCTGTCTCTCTTTCATTATATCAAACTTGGCTCTTTAAATAGTTTTCTCATTCTTTGCTTCTTCACATCTAACATTTTCTCACTCTCACAAAGCAAAACACAGAGTAAAGTAACTATGAAGCTAATGAACAACCAGAGTTTGAAGAGAAACCAGTTTATGAAATGGGGAAAGCAGATAGGAAGCTCAACTACGGCTTCGGCAACGCTAGTAAACTCAGAGGACAGAACTACGGTAGTGGCGTTTGCGTTCTCATGTTGTGGGAAGCCTCCTCGTGTTCTCCTGAAGCAGTTTGTTTGGAGGTTAAAATCGCGTTTGAGGTTGTCGAGGAAGAGTGATCATAATAACAATA includes:
- the LOC108824400 gene encoding uncharacterized protein LOC108824400 translates to MKLMNNQSLKRNQFMKWGKQIGSSTTASATLVNSEDRTTVVAFAFSCCGKPPRVLLKQFVWRLKSRLRLSRKSDHNNNIQYSYDLRSYHLNFDDGWSSRW
- the LOC108823494 gene encoding acid phosphatase 1, yielding MARSLVLSLTLAFLFIGMVSARDWNILNQFKGLKPTATTNQNGVASLKGPNLNGYCESWRVNVELHNIRDFTVVPQECVWFVQQYMTSSQYDDDVERAVEEAILYLGKTCCGKKKCDDMDAWIFDIDDTLLSTIPYHKSNGCFGGEQLNTTKFEEWQSWGKAPAVPNMVKLFHEIRERGFKIFLVSSRKEYLRSATVENLIEAGYHSWSNLLLRGEEEEKKSVTQYKADVRTWLTSLGYRVWGVMGAQWNSFAGCPVPKRTFKLPNSIYYVA
- the LOC108824036 gene encoding uncharacterized protein LOC108824036, whose product is MVPEISKEEFVKLLKGFVDMLILASGFQSSGAPAHWDADNCRKALQWGLFFQNMLRSVNISDPSGESVREVEEAISEIKSNPLFPKGLENLSSDTLSKGREFVLEHLMNNSALKDKQLQAVLVAAMESGERIADVIDGKLCERQAVVSCVSALETGLKILSRNLVEVEELIQREDKDATFVSGGQQPVELVTWNKWQSKSLSYFLSKRTLRLVSGASLIFSAPRAQWAEVLRRLHVSAENKEDIFVEKIELLLLGCVTSRWTHLIEGIMSVSYKSVTLSEQYVELCKLLLQRPKGVNQNEIVLNSKVEEILEYLTEILKKRSHRLWKLPSALTAAAIPSWSPLFGLYFGEIEKQLKLDLSATRCCSCDKDLNEHKDCELAERVWCLYLFHIVCRCHQTI